Genomic segment of Candidatus Woesearchaeota archaeon:
AAACAAGCTGAACAAAAAGCCTTTTTTAAGTTTCATATAGCCTCTTTTTTATTCTAATTTGATTATTTTTTATATAAATCTTTTTATGTTGTCAAAAACTTTTTATATTGCGTCAATATTTTTTCCAGCAATGGCAGAAGCAGGAGACAAAGTGAGGATAACAACCAAGGAAAAAGAGATTTACGGAATTCTGATGCCTAATGAATCCAGTAGTTCTATATTTATTAAGCTGGACAGCGGGTATAATATCGGCATAAGCAAGAAAAAAATAAGGGAAATAAAGGTTGTGGAGCCAAAGAGGGAAAAGAAAGAAAAGAAGAAAACTGTCAAAGAGAAGAAAGGACTGAAAAAAATAGCAATCCTGCATACGGGCGGGACTATTGCTTCTAAAGTTGATTACAGGACAGGGGGGGTATTTTCTGATTTTACTCCTGAGGAATTATTGGCTATGTTCCCTGAACTTAAGAATATAGCAAATATAGACTCTGTCTTCATATCCAATATGTGGTCTGATGACATAAGGTTTGGGAATTTCGGTGTTATTGCCAATGCTATACAAAAAGAGGCCAAAAATGGGGCAGACGGAATAATTGTCGGGATGGGAACTGATAATCTGGCAGTTGCCGCGGCTGCGCTGTCTTTTATTGTGGAGAAAACGCCTGTTCCAATCATATTCGTCGGTGCGCAAAGAAGCTCGGACAGGGGAAGCTCTGATGCAGGTATGAACCTTATCTGTGCTGCCAGGTTTATTGCCTGCAGTGAATTCAGGGGCGTGGCCATATGCATGCACCATAAAAGCGATGATGAGATTTGCGCGATACTTCCTGCAACAAAAACAAAAAAATTACACAGCTCAAGGAGGGATGCTTTCAAGCCTGTAAATGCCGGGCCGATCGCGCTTATTGACTATAAGAATAATAAAATCAACATGGAAGAAGAAGCAGACAGCAGGGAAAAGGAACTTTTGATTAAGCCGAAGATGGAAGAAAAAGTGGGCATTCTGAAAATACATGTTAACATGTTTCCTGAGCAGATCAGATTCTATAGGGGATATAATGGACTGGTCTTGGAAGGCACTGGCTTAGGACAAACACCCGGACATGTTCCTAATGAAGAGGCGAAAGATAATGAAGGAATCTTTCAGGCGAT
This window contains:
- the gatD gene encoding Glu-tRNA(Gln) amidotransferase subunit GatD: MLSKTFYIASIFFPAMAEAGDKVRITTKEKEIYGILMPNESSSSIFIKLDSGYNIGISKKKIREIKVVEPKREKKEKKKTVKEKKGLKKIAILHTGGTIASKVDYRTGGVFSDFTPEELLAMFPELKNIANIDSVFISNMWSDDIRFGNFGVIANAIQKEAKNGADGIIVGMGTDNLAVAAAALSFIVEKTPVPIIFVGAQRSSDRGSSDAGMNLICAARFIACSEFRGVAICMHHKSDDEICAILPATKTKKLHSSRRDAFKPVNAGPIALIDYKNNKINMEEEADSREKELLIKPKMEEKVGILKIHVNMFPEQIRFYRGYNGLVLEGTGLGQTPGHVPNEEAKDNEGIFQAIKELIDSGCVILMTTGCLFGRVNMNIYDKGRDLLKLGVIPGEDMLPETAFVKLAWLLGNYPKDKVKELLKENLRGEISDRSLYKEDFLE